A genomic window from Triticum urartu cultivar G1812 chromosome 7, Tu2.1, whole genome shotgun sequence includes:
- the LOC125524220 gene encoding uncharacterized protein LOC125524220: MSTRILENGSTVKRKTVQYCNFKLMRIYVMQQYHWNLRGNSSIFACHNVYGGDDACNVLVLTFLYQGASSRRSVAMSSTSLLKRCNGIAQSRKGCRYDPERAGIGIVSAIMEPTDARLHIVGPLIHTNAREILEVTLPNLIWSNRRPFRAAILSCGLCRSWIGSGTVYMYKGEMGFCKPECVNDYIVEQLEKQRWRLRWCQREKVPPMEDDKEGNQSSMFFTCAGSL; encoded by the exons ATGTCTACAAGAATTCTGGAAAATGGCTCTACAGTCAAACGCAAAACCGTTCAATATTGTAATTTCAAACTAATGCGTATCTATGTAATGCAGCAATACCACTGGAATTTGAGAGGAAACAGTTCAATCTTCGCTTGTCATAATGTGTATGGAGGAGACGACGCTTGCAACGTATTGGTATTAACCTTTCTATACCAAG GGGCATCATCTCGGCGCTCCGTGGCCATGTCGTCAACCTCACTGCTAAAGCGATGCAATGGCATAGCACAGTCGCGAAAAGGGTGCCGCTATGACCCAGAGAGAGCCGGCATCGGGATTGTCTCGGCTATTATGGAACCAACCGATGCACGCCTACACATCGTCGGGCCTCTCATCCACACCAACGCACGTGAGATCCTAGAGGTTACACTGCCAAACCTTATTTGGAGCAATAGGAGGCCATTCCGAGCAGCCATACTTTCATGTGGTCTATGCCGCAGCTGGATCGGTAGTGGCACCGTCTACATGTACAA AGGTGAGATGGGATTCTGTAAACCGGAGTGTGTCAACGACTATATTGTGGAGCAATTGGAAAAACAGAGATGGAGGCTGAGGTGGTGTCAAAGAGAAAAGGTCCCACCAATGGAGGACGATAAGGAAGGCAATCAGAGCTCCATGTTCTTCACCTGCGCTGGTAGCCTATGA